One Amblyomma americanum isolate KBUSLIRL-KWMA chromosome 8, ASM5285725v1, whole genome shotgun sequence DNA window includes the following coding sequences:
- the LOC144101708 gene encoding BEN domain-containing protein 5-like isoform X4, which translates to MGLFGCKVLIGPQLWMPAAKWIYVLKNTSDAKCCLEVARHLWTLSEAAEHSLTGQQCRSIATAARKLPATPEKVEVMKNCLAYFVDQHPVPELPKDHLVAAVRKHLRSFFTEAARQGKRVQGAAAPRDTQTNELQQHPNQ; encoded by the exons GTGCTAATAGGACCACAGCTATGGATGCCTGCTGCAAAGTGGATATACGTATTGAAGAACACCAGCGACGCAAAGTGTTGCCTTGAGGTGGCACGGCATTTGTGGACATTAAGTGAGGCTGCTGAGCACAGCCTTACTGGGCAACAGTGCCGCTCCATCGCCACTGCAGCCAGAAAGCTACCTGCCACACCAGAGAAGGTGGAAGTGATGAAGA atTGCCTGGCTTATTTCGTCGATCAACATCCTGTGCCGGAACTGCCGAAGGACCACCTAGTGGCTGCTGTGCGGAAGCACCTGCGCAGCTTCTTTACGGAGGCAGCCCGCCAAGGCAAGAGGGTGCAGGGTGCTGCAGCACCTCGTGACACCCAAACCAATGAATTGCAGCAACACCCAAACCAGTGA
- the LOC144101708 gene encoding uncharacterized protein LOC144101708 isoform X2 encodes MSTKGGRLQLAGVATVLIGPQLWMPAAKWIYVLKNTSDAKCCLEVARHLWTLSEAAEHSLTGQQCRSIATAARKLPATPEKVEVMKNCLAYFVDQHPVPELPKDHLVAAVRKHLRSFFTEAARQGKRVQGAAAPRDTQTNELQQHPNQ; translated from the exons GTGCTAATAGGACCACAGCTATGGATGCCTGCTGCAAAGTGGATATACGTATTGAAGAACACCAGCGACGCAAAGTGTTGCCTTGAGGTGGCACGGCATTTGTGGACATTAAGTGAGGCTGCTGAGCACAGCCTTACTGGGCAACAGTGCCGCTCCATCGCCACTGCAGCCAGAAAGCTACCTGCCACACCAGAGAAGGTGGAAGTGATGAAGA atTGCCTGGCTTATTTCGTCGATCAACATCCTGTGCCGGAACTGCCGAAGGACCACCTAGTGGCTGCTGTGCGGAAGCACCTGCGCAGCTTCTTTACGGAGGCAGCCCGCCAAGGCAAGAGGGTGCAGGGTGCTGCAGCACCTCGTGACACCCAAACCAATGAATTGCAGCAACACCCAAACCAGTGA
- the LOC144101708 gene encoding uncharacterized protein LOC144101708 isoform X3 produces the protein MPAAKWIYVLKNTSDAKCCLEVARHLWTLSEAAEHSLTGQQCRSIATAARKLPATPEKVEVMKNCLAYFVDQHPVPELPKDHLVAAVRKHLRSFFTEAARQGKRVQGAAAPRDTQTNELQQHPNQ, from the exons ATGCCTGCTGCAAAGTGGATATACGTATTGAAGAACACCAGCGACGCAAAGTGTTGCCTTGAGGTGGCACGGCATTTGTGGACATTAAGTGAGGCTGCTGAGCACAGCCTTACTGGGCAACAGTGCCGCTCCATCGCCACTGCAGCCAGAAAGCTACCTGCCACACCAGAGAAGGTGGAAGTGATGAAGA atTGCCTGGCTTATTTCGTCGATCAACATCCTGTGCCGGAACTGCCGAAGGACCACCTAGTGGCTGCTGTGCGGAAGCACCTGCGCAGCTTCTTTACGGAGGCAGCCCGCCAAGGCAAGAGGGTGCAGGGTGCTGCAGCACCTCGTGACACCCAAACCAATGAATTGCAGCAACACCCAAACCAGTGA
- the LOC144101709 gene encoding uncharacterized protein LOC144101709 — MARSEQKIHITAVNTTVIEKTIEVFTYIAQHQTHINPNIAFILRGNEDISDSDWDESSDGGGEDIGINAMADDFATLVLDVFSQASPFIRAVNEKWNWAYRKDLQKPRCTSPKVTFSLQEPQVYIADDIDRKGPWEQFARDRQRFQSRIIAINTMLMPLFCNEHRQNMFKRFVDFY, encoded by the exons ATGGCGCGCAGTGAACAAAAAATACACATAACTGCCGTAAATACTACGGTCATCGAGAAAACGATTGAAGTGTTTACGTATATAGCCCAGCATCAAACGCATATCAATCCTAACATCGCCTTTATTTTGCGTGGAAACGAAGACATCAGCGACAGTGATTGGGACGAATCCAGTGACGGAGGAGGAGAGGATATTGGGATTAACGCCATGGCCGACGATTTCGCAACATTGGTCTTGGATGTGTTTTCACAAGCATCGCCATTCATACGAGCGGTCAATGAAAAGTGGAACTGGGCCTACCGAAAAGATCTTCAGAAGCCACGATGCACATCACCAAAG GTTACGTTCTCCTTACAAGAGCCTCAAGTATATATCGCGGACGACATTGACCGTAAAGGACCATGGGAGCAGTTTGCCAGGGATCGCCAACGATTTCAATCTCGCATCATCGCGATTAATACCATGTTGATGCCATTGTTTTGCAATGAACATCGTCAGAACATGTTTAAAAGATTTGTTGATTTTTATTGA